In the genome of Drosophila yakuba strain Tai18E2 chromosome 3R, Prin_Dyak_Tai18E2_2.1, whole genome shotgun sequence, one region contains:
- the LOC6537920 gene encoding sulfhydryl oxidase 2 has translation MTPNSTPLLLCILIFSTGHSELLFNPDDNVQLLDFASFEYALSEPTSGKLVQFFNAFCEDSQQFVPAFRNVSRKLYKWRRVLKVHVLDCGKDENDKICGNYSIRKTPTLRYFPPSYKRVPEDLGIEITNRNPKEIESKLALNLQKLNYFKMFKPQDNVTHIFQNDEHVEYVVFVYQMCLNHFLPHLETGNSMEEKYASQGDCDEDNPIVSVIGRNTLLDLLPYKEVVVRIFDNHDIYNKFGISPVPNLLVVVNKARKLLFLTPEMDNSKAYVAAIKQFLIFVDRKPQQPLPKTAAANISEVLRYQIFEQLEQHPTRIYRADLERAINHILNVELSRASHFVGTKLVVLRNFVKLIYNSSPLKAEAQDKLAGLYYSLRAKKQLSGVGFKDLLLKSVKDYVFDGKQFIGCIATRPLLRGFNCSLWMLFHYLSVESKELKARSLLLVFLGYVRFFMNCRECDMKLGEFKKLRPIGNVSNNDEQILWLWEAHNYVNKLLAGDATEDPKFPKIQFPSELHCPNCRNNQSEWRTDEVLKYLKAMYALKNLSWFGMSASKSYSDIKRHVTTTYATSTL, from the coding sequence ATGACTCCAAACTCCACTCCACTGCTCTTGTGCATCCTGATCTTTTCCACTGGACACTCCGAGCTACTTTTCAATCCGGATGACAATGTGCAGCTGCTGGATTTTGCATCATTTGAATACGCGCTAAGTGAACCAACGTCTGGGAAACTGGTGCAGTTCTTCAACGCATTCTGCGAGGATAGTCAGCAATTTGTACCAGCATTTAGGAATGTATCTCGTAAACTTTACAAGTGGCGACGAGTGCTGAAGGTCCATGTACTGGATTGTGGCAAGGATGAGAACGACAAGATTTGTGGCAATTACAGCATTCGCAAAACGCCAACACTACGCTATTTTCCACCGAGCTACAAGCGAGTGCCAGAAGATCTGGGCATCGAGATTACTAATCGAAATCCCAAGGAAATAGAGTCGAAACTGGCACTAAATctacaaaaattgaattactTCAAAATGTTCAAGCCGCAGGACAATGTGACGCATATATTTCAAAACGACGAGCACGTTGAGTACGTTGTATTTGTGTATCAAATGTGCTTAAATCACTTTCTTCCCCACTTGGAAACGGGCAATTCGATGGAGGAAAAGTATGCCTCTCAGGGCGATTGCGATGAGGATAATCCAATAGTTTCGGTGATCGGAAGGAACACGCTTCTGGATTTACTGCCCTACAAGGAGGTCGTTGTGCGTATCTTCGATAATCATGATATTTACAACAAATTCGGCATATCGCCAGTACCCAATTTGCTGGTTGTGGTAAATAAAGCACGCAAGTTGCTATTTCTTACGCCCGAAATGGATAACAGCAAGGCTTATGTGGCGGCCATTAAGCAATTCTTGATCTTCGTCGACCGAAAGCCGCAGCAACCATTGCCCAAAACCGCAGCTGCCAACATAAGCGAAGTGCTAAGGTACCAGATATTCGAGCAACTCGAGCAACATCCAACTCGCATCTATCGAGCGGATCTGGAACGGGCTATCAATCACATCCTGAACGTGGAGCTCTCCAGAGCCTCGCACTTTGTCGGTACAAAACTAGTTGTATTGCGGAATTTCGTAAAGCTGATATACAACTCAAGTCCCTTGAAAGCCGAGGCGCAGGATAAGCTGGCAGGACTTTATTATTCGCTGCGAGCGAAAAAGCAACTCTCTGGCGTTGGATTCAAGGACTTGCTGCTGAAGTCGGTGAAGGATTACGTGTTCGATGGCAAGCAATTCATTGGCTGCATTGCAACTCGTCCTCTTTTGCGCGGCTTCAACTGCTCCCTGTGGATGCTCTTCCATTATCTGAGTGTGGAGTCGAAAGAACTAAAGGCCAGATCACTTTTATTGGTATTTCTCGGTTATGTGCGATTCTTCATGAACTGCAGGGAGTGCGATATGAAGTTGGGTGAGTTCAAAAAGCTCCGACCAATTGGCAATGTGAGCAATAATGATGAGCAGATATTGTGGCTCTGGGAAGCCCATAATTATGTCAACAAACTGTTGGCCGGCGATGCTACAGAGGATCCGAAATTCCCAAAGATTCAGTTTCCAAGCGAATTGCATTGCCCCAACTGCCGGAACAACCAGTCTGAATGGCGCACCGACGAAGTTTTAAAGTATCTGAAAGCCATGTATGCACTAAAAAATCTTAGTTGGTTCGGAATGTCAGCATCAAAATCATACAGCGATATAAAGCGACATGTAACCACCACATATGCCACAAGTACTCTTTAG
- the LOC6537921 gene encoding lysosomal acid glucosylceramidase yields NIKLSEIRLLDSTLVPQLSCGRAFELIALSLLRVADMKTPSLGFLFALIAISAGANDDWQLPCDLRETSHGSVCVCNSTYCDYLEQPQLTDISQIVVISSSKDGLRFKKTTGDISKGNPITIDDKPFTDENFKADAIVVDQERAWLQLANIPQSLFINASIRAYRISVKREQRFQNVSIFGGAFTGTVSYLLKELPAELQDHVYRSYFHALGIGYNTIRMSIGGSDFDMEPWAYNESPRNDLQLSNFTELDPRDLQKVEQLKRLKTIAKLGELKIMGAAWSAPTWMKSNGRWTGFGQLKSEYYQTWALYHLKFLELMRAKNMPIWAISTGNEPLNGVIGFFFVHFMSMGWTPWQQAIWLNDNLGPTIRNSAESKVLIFGNDDQRYTYPMWFRKMRSSRSNSLSYLDGLAVHWYWDELIGPQLIDQAHTDMPNKLLLNTESCIGDKPWQTHGPELGSWQRGESYMRAYTQDLTHHFNGWLDWNLVLDEQGGPNYVKNYVDAPIIVNATSRAEIYKQPIFYAIGHFSKFLPPDSVRIETRIENQLNPFTQLSAVGFQRPDGSVALIIYNGQNLPVDVALDDSQRGVIQLRLPPRSWHTVLYK; encoded by the exons aacatcaAATTGAGTGAAATTCGGTTGCTTGATTCGACTCTCGTTCCACAGCTCAGTTGTGGACGCGCCTTCGAGCTGATCGCATTGTCTCTGCTCCGAGTTGCAGATATGAAGACACCTTCGCTTGGCTTTCTTTTTGCACTGATCGCAATCTCAGCag GTGCCAACGATGACTGGCAGTTGCCCTGCGATTTGCGCGAAACGAGCCATGGCAGCGTGTGTGTCTGCAACAGCACCTACTGCGACTATCTGGAGCAGCCGCAGCTCACGGATATCTCGCAGATTGTGGTGATTAGCTCCAGCAAG GATGGCCTACGCTTCAAGAAGACAACAGGGGATATTTCGAAGGGAAACCCCATAACAATAGATGACAAACCGTTCACCGATGAGAACTTCAAGGCAGATGCGATTGTGGTGGATCAGGAGCGAGCCTGGTTGCAGTTGGCCAACATTCCCCAAAGCCTGT TTATAAATGCCAGCATTAGGGCATATCGCATATCGGTGAAACGAGAGCAGCGTTTTCAAAACGTCTCCATTTTTGGCGGTGCCTTCACGGGAACAGTATCGTACTTACTCAAAGAACTTCCCGCAGAACTGCAGGATCATGTCTATAG ATCCTATTTCCATGCGCTTGGAATTGGATACAACACCATTCGAATGTCCATTGGAGGTTCCGACTTTGATATGGAGCCGTGGGCATATAATGAATCGCCTCGTAACGATCTGCAATTGAGTAACTTCACCGAACTGGATCCGCGTGATCTGCAGAAAGTGGAGCAGCTGAAACGCCTGAAGACAATTGCCAAATTGGGTGAACTGAAGATTATGGGCGCTGCGTGGAGTGCACCAACCTGGATGAAGAGCAATGGACGCTGGACAGGATTCGGGCAACTGAAATCGGAATATTATCAAACGTGGGCACTCTACCACCTCAA ATTTCTCGAACTGATGAGGGCTAAAAATATGCCGATTTGGGCCATATCCACTGGCAATGAGCCGTTAAACGGCGTCATTGGCTTCTTTTTTGTACACTTCATGAGCATGGGCTGGACGCCCTGGCAGCag GCTATCTGGCTGAACGACAATCTGGGCCCGACCATCAGGAACTCGGCGGAGAGCAAGGTGCTCATCTTTGGCAACGACGATCAACGCTACACCTATCCCATGTGGTTCCGAAAG ATGCGCTCCTCCCGCAGCAATTCGCTGTCATACTTGGATGGCCTAGCTGTGCACTGGTACTGGGATGAGCTGATCGGTCCACAGCTCATTGACCAGGCGCACACGGATATGCCCAACAAGCTGCTCCTGAACACGGAGTCCTGCATCGGCGATAAGCCATGGCAGACCCATGGTCCCGAGCTGGGCAGTTGGCAGCGTGGTGAGAGCTACATGAGGGCCTATACCCAGGACCTGACGCACCACTTCAATGGCTGGCTGGATTGGAATCTCGTGTTAGATGAACAGGGTGGCCCGAATTACGTCAAGAACTATGTGGACGCACCGATCATTGTGAATGCCACGAGTCGCGCTGAGATATACAAACAGCCCATCTTCTATGCCATTGGCCACTTCTCCAAGTTCCTGCCGCCGGATTCAGTGCGCATCGAGACGCGAATCGAGAACCAGCTCAATCCCTTCACACAGCTGAGTGCCGTGGGCTTCCAGCGACCAGACGGCAGTGTGGCGTTGATCATCTACAATGG CCAGAATCTGCCGGTGGACGTGGCCCTCGATGATAGCCAGCGTGGAGTGATCCAACTCCGGCTGCCGCCGCGCTCCTGGCACACGGTGCTCTACAAATGA
- the LOC6537923 gene encoding alpha-tocopherol transfer protein-like produces the protein MATTTLRTLDPKLAALAKSECNEEQGQRLEIIASIQTWITKSPHLKAPTDERLILAFLRRCRFSQEETKRRFDNYYSLRSVFPEVLGSRQVDEALLTQLQRGIHVIPLRPVSSEGPRVIISQFRNIDPKKSNPREAFKLVFIMLELLALECDNASIAGLVWVVDARDVTMEQMVQYDPFLLKKAFALVDQCIPLRFVEIHMINMRKEGQTIFNFVTKFLPSKLPFKFVVHKKSEDLYQHLPRDAMTIEYGGTNGYHAEAVDHWRQKLLDSKDYLARDAQYGTNEKLRVGLASAWANGELDGMSGSFRKLELD, from the exons ATGGCGACCACCACACTGAGAACTCTCGACCCCAAGCTGGCCGCTCTGGCCAAGAGCGAGTGCAACGAGGAGCAGGGCCAGCGATTGGAGATTATAGCCAGCATTCAGACATGGATCACCAAGTCGCCGCACCTCAAGGCACCCACGGATGAGCGGCTCATCCTGGCCTTTCTGCGGCGTTGCCGTTTCAGCCAGGAGGAGACCAAACGGCGATTCGACAACTACTACTCCCTGCGCAGCGTGTTCCCGGAGGTTCTGGGATCACGACAGGTGGACGAGGCGCTGCTCACCCAGCTGCAAAGAGG AATCCATGTGATTCCCTTGCGACCTGTGAGTTCCGAGGGCCCCAGGGTTATCATTTCGCAGTTTCGAAACATCGATCCGAAGAAGTCGAATCCCCGCGAGGCTTTCAAACTGGTCTTCATCATGCTGGAACTACTGGCACTGGAGTGCGACAATGCCTCGATTGCCGGCCTCGTTTGGGTTGTGGATGCCAGAGATGTGACCATGGAGCAGATGGTGCAATACGATCCCTTCCTGCTGAAGAAGGCATTCGCGCTGGTGGACCAATGCATACCACTCCGCTTCGTGGAGATTCACATGATCAATATGCGCAAGGAGGGCCAaaccattttcaattttgtgaCCAAGTTCTTACCCTCCAAGCTGCCCTTCAAG TTTGTGGTGCACAAAAAGTCGGAGGATCTGTACCAGCATCTGCCCAGAGATGCGATGACCATCGAGTATGGCGGCACCAACGGCTACCATGCGGAGGCAGTCGATCATTGGCGCCAGAAGCTGCTGGACAGCAAGGATTACCTGGCCAGGGATGCCCAGTACGGCACCAATGAGAAGCTGCGCGTCGGTTTGGCCAGTGCCTGGGCCAATGGAGAGCTGGACGGGATGAGCGGCTCCTTTCGCAAACTGGAGCTGGATTAA
- the LOC6537922 gene encoding alpha-tocopherol transfer protein-like, with protein MGQMGDQTAHSRHTKMRRPLSPTLAKLAEQEVNETPDRIQQDIIILRVWIRQQPHLRARTDVDFLIAFLRRCRYSLEETKRRIDRYFTHYNLFPEIMNNRCVTQRLLDINRMGICLYPDMPKGDSRTAMFIARFGHFDPNLYMLREIYHFSSMAMEVIALENDYASLAGICEIIDLEGVNSDKMRRFDRVLFRKWWNWLYNCSPLKVKEMYIINMPKDIQGTVMFLYNVLSMQVNYPIRVLKNSEELIEHIGKESLPEEYGGTNGHMGECVAYMEDLLNSYRGYFEQDCNYGTIEELRHGEIATYEAEFGASGSFRRLNWD; from the exons ATGGGCCAAATGGGCGATCAAACAGCGCATAGCCGTCATACCAAAATGCGACGTCCGCTCTCGCCGACATTGGCCAAGTTGGCCGAGCAGGAGGTGAACGAGACGCCCGACAGGATTCAGCAGGACATCATCATCCTGCGCGTGTGGATACGCCAGCAGCCGCATCTGCGTGCTCGCACGGATGTGGACTTCCTCATCGCGTTCCTCAGGCGATGTCGTTACAGCTTGGAGGAGACCAAGCGGCGAATCGATCGCTACTTCACCCACTACAACCTTTTTCCGGAGATCATGAATAACCGCTGTGTGACACAAAGACTGCTGGACATCAATCGCATGGG AATTTGCCTCTATCCGGATATGCCGAAGGGCGATAGTCGCACTGCCATGTTCATAGCCcgttttggccactttgatCCCAATCTGTACATGCTGCGCGAGATCTATCACTTCTCCTCGATGGCCATGGAGGTGATTGCGCTGGAGAATGACTATGCCTCGCTGGCGGGCATCTGCGAGATCATCGATCTCGAGGGCGTCAACTCGGATAAGATGCGCCGTTTTGATAGGGTTCTATTTCGCAAATGGTGGAACTGGCTCTACAATTGCAGTCCCCTGAAAGTGAAGGAGATGTACATCATAAACATGCCCAAGGATATTCAGGGCACCGTCATGTTTCTGTACAACGTCCTGAGCATGCAAGTCAACTATCCG ATACGCGTTCTGAAGAACAGCGAGGAGCTGATCGAGCACATTGGCAAGGAGTCGCTGCCGGAGGAGTATGGCGGCACCAATGGTCACATGGGTGAATGTGTGGCCTACATGGAGGACCTGTTGAACAGCTATCGTGGTTACTTCGAGCAGGACTGCAACTACGGCACCATTGAGGAGCTGCGACACGGCGAAATAGCCACATATGAGGCGGAATTTGGAGCCAGTGGCTCCTTCCGTCGCCTCAACTGGGATTGA
- the LOC120321717 gene encoding uncharacterized protein LOC120321717, with protein sequence MSKFDQLVRVQTDRIESLKRLFSNVKKDSSARKTEIYFEKRLNQIDEFNKEFHQAHHTLICMADYEESVYKQQNTISQFEDLGMEVYCFVAEEKKRIYPGTVTHNESANSTITTHVEEVRIPLPKLPVPKFSGNCADWPSFHDAFLRLIHNNERLDKIQRFHFLKEALPVGLDNDIRQIALTEANYEVAWTTLLQRYNNPRIVFASHMTMLYNLPNLSKEKSADIRSMVSTVNVCIAACNTVKAPLQGGDFWLTHYLTTKLPKDTHTAWEHHLGSKIDVPSYKDLQQFLNDRLVTLDAIESRNACSGMKQSNETSDGTKRVRVHSAHTRSGASASACYHCGNLHILRRCPQFLSMDCYQRKEVASKAKLCLNCLGKSHTQASCPSNKNCLHCGQRHHTMLHFPATQPTLIPSSTSCQSSAASSDAKPTLQCMSTTTSSMTHRKVLLATARVVLSNTQTGCQATVNALLDQGSEATIISEHAVQSLQLSRSTTRTSITGVGQDSGRRCKFIVSCSVQTATNPNFSLKVDDAYVLNTLTSHMPSQSFPAGNWSHIHGLMLADPYYYRSKRIDIIFGADLMAQLLLPGTKIGLPNEPIAQNTQLGWVLLGNVGNTHITRHIRCNHAIINSEELLKVFCEVESVPERPKLSKEDQWCESFFKQTHQRQPDGSYQVRLPFKRNFDPSMTLGKSHQIALNRYLQLERRLQRDPDKWIRYCKGIEEYFQLGQITLAETSENSTITTDSYGRHVASCVLPHHAVFKEESLTTKQRIVFDASARTSNGRSLNDVLCVGPTLQNDLPAVLLNWRQYQFVFTADIQRMYRCINVHPDDTQYQRILWRAADGVIKQHCLTTVTFGTASAPYTAIRVIHQIAEDTQTKYPMASNVLKNEIYVDDILSGDHSQEAAIRKSLQTMLALKSSGMELRKWASNDQDLMATIPLEHRCKQTSLSWDNADTIKTLGMYWLPKQDCFTYKLLANTPAGITKREILSTIARLFDPLGLIAPVVISAKIILKEITLAKQYREDGSSTSLDWDEPVPNTIAVKWQQFRQQLMKVKTIKIPRSVKFTPLFSSEIQLHTFCDGSSSAYAAAVYARTQQSDGTFYTTLIVAKSKISPTKPLTIPRTELCGAVLATKLTKWVLENNRWTNAHISTFYWTDATIVLHWIKGDITRWKTFVANRVSYILDHTSAAQWHHIDTSENPADCATRGLPPSQIPDIWWHGPSWLCKPHNIWPNTQSQLLNPEERDLEAKSIKIRAFTTLSDTKDSIIDRFSSYTKLLRVTAYMLRFCHNAHARAQRSHGSLSPDELDEALCCIARLAQSDTFHTSIFSQFWWHLGGKRESNEASS encoded by the exons ATGTCGAAATTTGATCAACTGGTGCGAGTTCAAACTGACCGCATTGAGTCTTTGAAGCGCTTGTTCAGTAATGTGAAAAAAGACTCGAGTGCGCGGAAAACGGAAATATATTTCGAAAAACGTTTGAATCAAATCGACGAGTTTAACAAAGAATTTCATCAGGCGCATCACACACTTATATGCATGGCAGACTACGAAGAAAGTGTGTATAAGCAACAAAATACAATCAGCCAATTCGAAGACCTGGGCATGGAAGTTTACTGTTTCGTGGCCGAAGAAAAGAAACGAATTTATCCAGGCACAGTGACGCACAACGAATCAGCTAACTCTACAATAACAACACATGTAGAGGAAGTACGGATACCACTGCCAAAATTACCAGTTCCGAAATTCTCTGGCAACTGCGCGGACTGGCCAAGTTTTCATGATGCATTTTTACGCTTAATTCACAATAATGAGCGTCTGGATAAGATTCAAAGGTTCCATTTTTTAAAGGAAGCATTACCAGTAGGCCTGGACAACGACATTCGCCAAATCGCTTTAACTGAAGCAAACTATGAAGTCGCTTGGACCACACTTCTACAACGATATAACAACCCACGAATTGTGTTCGCCAGCCACATGACCATGCTCTACAACTTACCGAATCTTTCGAAAGAAAAATCTGCTGACATACGGTCTATGGTTAGCACAGTCAACGTCTGCATTGCCGCTTGCAATACCGTCAAGGCGCCACTACAGGGAGGAGATTTTTGGTTGACTCATTATCTAACAACCAAACTACCCAAAGACACTCACACAGCTTGGGAGCATCATCTGGGCAGCAAGATTGACGTTCCTTCATACAAAGATCTGCAACAGTTCCTCAATGATCGACTTGTTACGTTAGACGCTATTGAAAGCCGTAACGCGTGCAGCGGCATGAAACAGTCAAATGAAACTTCAGACGGTACTAAACGCGTGCGTGTGCACAGCGCCCACACCAGGTCGGGTGCTTCCGCGTCCGCTTGCTATCATTGTGGCAACTTACACATACTTCGAAGATGTCCGCAATTTCTTTCAATGGATTGCTACCAACGGAAGGAAGTGGCCAGCAAGGCAAAATTGTGTCTCAATTGCCTGGGAAAATCGCACACACAAGCAAGCTGCCCCAGCAACAAGAATTGTCTTCATTGTGGTCAACGTCATCACACGATGTTACATTTTCCAGCAACACAGCCAACGCTGATACCCTCCTCGACATCATGCCAAAGTTCAGCAGCCAGTTCAGATGCCAAGCCGACTCTACAGTGCATGTCAACTACAACTTCATCTATGACTCATCGAAAGGTACTACTAGCAACAGCTCGGGTTGTACTCAGTAACACACAGACAGGATGCCAGGCCACGGTAAACGCGCTTCTTGACCAAGGATCGGAAGCAACTATCATTTCGGAGCATGCTGTACAGTCTCTCCAGCTCTCCCGAAGCACAACTCGCACTTCAATCACCGGAGTCGGTCAAGATTCAGGACGACGCTGCAAATTCATCGTAAGTTGTTCGGTGCAAACAGCAACTAACCCAAATTTCTCGTTAAAGGTCGACGATGCTTATGTTTTGAACACGTTGACATCACACATGCCAAGTCAAAGTTTTCCAGCAGGAAACTGGAGTCATATCCATGGTCTCATGCTCGCAGACCCCTATTATTATAGATCCAAGCGAATCGATATCATTTTTGGAGCCGACCTTATGGCACAACTCTTGTTACCTGGAACTAAGATTGGCTTGCCAAACGAACCCATAGCGCAGAATACTCAACTCGGATGGGTTCTGTTAGGCAATGTTGGCAACACGCATATTACACGCCACATTCGATGTAATCATGCCATAATAAACTCCGAAGAGCTGCTTAAGGTATTTTGCGAGGTAGAATCAGTTCCAGAACGCCCAAAGCTCTCCAAAGAAGATCAATGGTGCGAGTCTTTCTTTAAGCAGACCCATCAACGTCAACCAGACGGCAGTTATCAAGTCCGTTTGCCATTCAAGAGGAACTTTGACCCCAGTATGACGCTCGGAAAATCTCATCAGATCGCCCTGAACAGATATCTTCAACTCGAAAGGCGCCTTCAAAGGGACCCAGACAAATGGATCAGATACTGCAAAGGAATTGAAGAATATTTTCAACTAGGTCAAATCACGTTGGCAGAGACGAGCGAAAACTCAACCATAACCACGGATTCCTACGGTCGGCATGTTGCATCATGCGTGCTACCACATCATGCAGTTTTCAAAGAAGAAAGCCTCACCACAAAACAACGTATCGTTTTTGACGCATCGGCCCGGACCTCAAATGGCAGATCGTTAAACGATGTACTATGTGTAGGTCCCACGCTGCAAAATGATCTGCCAGCCGTTCTCTTGAATTGGAGACAATATCAGTTTGTTTTCACTGCCGATATACAACGAATGTATCGCTGTATCAATGTCCACCCTGATGACACGCAGTACCAGAGGATTTTATGGCGGGCGGCGGATGGAGTCATCAAACAGCATTGCTTAACTACCGTCACGTTTGGAACAGCGTCTGCACCTTATACAGCTATAAGAGTCATCCATCAAATAGCTGAAGACACACAGACAAAATATCCTATGGCATCCAACGTTCTCAAAAATGAGATATATGTCGACGACATTCTCTCAGGCGATCATTCACAAGAGGCAGCAATACGGAAAAGTTTGCAAACTATGCTAGCTTTAAAATCCTCTGGCATGGAGCTACGAAAATGGGCTAGTAATGACCAGGATCTGATGGCAACGATACCTCTCGAGCATCGATGCAAGCAGACATCCCTCAGTTGGGACAATGCGGACACCATCAAAACACTGGGTATGTACTGGTTGCCCAAGCAAGATTGCTTCACTTATAAATTACTAGCAAATACTCCAGCCGGTATAACAAAACGAGAAATCCTATCGACCATAGCACGTTTATTTGATCCTCTTGGATTAATCGCTCCAGTTGTAATTTCAGCAAAGATTATATTGAAAGAAATCACACTAGCGAAGCAATATCGCGAGGACGGATCGAGTACATCACTGGATTGGGATGAGCCAGTTCCCAACACCATTGCCGTCAAATGGCAACAATTTCGACAGCAACTAATGAAGGTTAAGACGATCAAAATACCACGCAGCGTCAAATTTACGCCACTATTTAGTAGTGAGATACAACTGCACACCTTTTGCGATGGATCCTCCAGTGCTTACGCAGCAGCAGTGTATGCACGCACCCAACAGTCTGATGGGACTTTCTATACAACGCTCATCGtcgcaaaatcaaaaatttcgCCAACCAAGCCGTTAACAATACCGCGCACTGAGCTATGCGGTGCAGTATTAGCTACCAAACTCACCAAATGGGTGCTGGAGAATAACCGATGGACCAATGCACATATATCTACCTTTTACTGGACCGATGCTACCATTGTTCTGCACTGGATTAAAGGAGACATTACTAGGTGGAAAACGTTTGTAGCCAACCGAGTGTCTTACATTCTCGACCACACCTCAGCGGCTCAGTGGCACCACATAGACACATCGGAAAACCCAGCAGATTGCGCAACCAGAGGCTTACCACCGAGCCAAATACCTGATATTTGGTGGCATGGCCCATCCTGGCTATGCAAACCACACAATATTTGGCCAAACACGCAATCACAATTGCTCAATCCAGAAGAACGGGATCTGGAGGCCAAATCCATAAAAATTAGAGCCTTCACTACCTTGTCAGACACAAAGGATTCTATTATTGACCGATTCTCGTCGTATACAAAACTGCTACGTGTCACGGCATACATGTTACGATTCTGCCACAATGCTCATGCTCGAGCACAACGAAGTCACGGATCACTCTCTCCTGACGAGCTGGATGAGGCCCTGTGCTGCATAGCTCGCCTTGCACAATCCGATA CATTTCACACCTCCATATTCTCCCAATTTTGGTGGCATCTGGGAGGCAAACGTGAAAGCAATGAAGCATCATCTTAA